The genomic window GATTCTACGAGCCACGCGCTCACCGCCGCCCGCGAGCTGCGCCAGGAGCTGCAGGGATTACGCTTGCAGGCGGGCATCGGCGTGGCTTCAGGCCACGTGGTGGCAGGGCACATTGGCGGGCATGACCGCTTCGAGTACACCGTGATCGGCGATGCTGTGAACACCGCCGCGCGCCTCACCGAGATTGCCAAGGACACCCCTGGGCGCGTGCTCACCAACGCCTCCACCCTCGAAAGCGCCAATGAGGCGGAGCAGGCCCGCTGGACGCTGATGAAGTCGGTGGAGCTACGCGGTAGGAATTTGATGACGCAACTCGCCCGCCCAATCAGGCCCACCTTGGCGGATCGCTCGGATTAAACCTAACCCCCGGCTACAGCTTTAAAAAGGCGCTAGCCGGGGGGTTATTTGTTTTAGCACTCGTAGGCGATATGCATGCGCCCATTGTTTGGGTCGCGGTTGATCTTTGCCCGAACCCCGAAGATCTCTTGGATGGTCTCTGGGTGCAACACCTCTTCCGTGGCGCCCGCTACTGCCACTTTGCCGTCTTTGAGCAACATGAGGCTATCGCAGAACATCGCGGCGAGATTGAGATCATGCAAGGCCACCACGCAGGTGGCATCAAGGGAGCGAACTAGGCGGAGGATTTCCAGCTGGTGTTGGATATCGAGGTGGTTGGTGGGTTCGTCGAGAAGCAGCTCTTTGGGCTCTTGAGCCAAGGCGCGCGCAATGTGAACACGCTGTTGCTCGCCACCGGAAAGCTGATGCCAGGAACGATCCTGTAAGTGCGTGACCCCAGTTCTTTCCATGGCGGCCTCGATGGCTGCTTGATCTGCGCGCTGCTCTGCAGCGATGAGGGAACGAAATGGGATACGCCCTAAGGCCACTACCTCGCGCACCGACATGTTCAGCTCAGTGCCCACATGCTGGCTTACCACCGCGATGTGCTTGGCTCGTTCTTTGCGCCCAATGCTGTGCAAATCGCGTTGGTTTAATAGCACCCTGCCTTCGGTGGGACGCACCTCGCCGTGCAGGAGGCGCAGGAAGGAGGATTTGCCTGAGCCATTGGGGCCGAGCAGACCCACGGTGGTGTTGGGCTCTGGTGTAAGCGACACACCGTTGACTACTAGGTTGTTGCCGCGCTTCCAGCTCACTTCGTGTGCTTGCAGGCTCATGCTCGCCTCCTTGCCATTAAGAAGACGAACACCGGTACGCCCACGAGAGCGGTGCCCACACCGGCTGGCAATGGGGTTGGGGCAAACGCGAGGCGGGAGAAGACATCCACCCACACCATGAACACCGCACCGACGACGATGGTGACGGGGATGACCTTGAGGTGTTGAGCGGTGCCCAGCAATAGCCTTGCTACGTGCGGCAGCACCAAGCCTAAGAAGCCGATAGCTCCGGTGATTGATACCAAGGTGGCGGTGATAAGTGCGCACAGCCCGAGTAGGAGCAGCCGGATCCTGGTCACGTTAATGCCCAGGGTGGATGCGATGGTATCGCCAAAGGCGAAGGCGTCGAGCACGCGCGCAAAGTACAGGCAGAGCAGCGTGCCCAATACGACCACCACGGCGGCGATGCGAACATCGAACCAGCGGATGCCTTCAAGGGAGCCGAGAAGCCAGAACATCACGCCGCGAGCCTCATCGGAATCTGCGAAGGCAAATACCAGCAGCGAAGTCAGCGCGGAGAAGAGCTGGGTTGCAGCGATGCCGGCAAGCAGCACTTTTTCCGTTGTCCCACCACAAAACCGAGCCAGCAGCAGCACTAGGCCGAAGGCGATGAGCGAGCCGACGAAGGCACCGGAAGAAAGGCTTAAGCGTGATGCTCCAAGGCCGAAGATGCCCACCACCACGGCTCCGGTGGAGGCACCAGAGGAAACACCCAGGATATAGGGATCTGCCAGTGGGTTTCGCAGCAGCGACTGCATAATCACACCGCACAGGCCCAAGCCTGCGCCGCATAAGGCGGCGAGGATGGCGCGCGGGAGGCGTTCTTCCCAGACGATGGCATCTTTGATATTCCGAACCGGGATATCGGCACCGAGCAGGTGGTTGGCCAGCACATCACGCACGTTCACGGCACTGACCGCCGCAGGCCCTAACACGGTGGCCCCGAGCAGGGAGGCGGCGATGAGGACGCAGGCAAGCAGCGTGAGCGCTCCAACACCGAGAATGTGGCGAAAGCGATGGGGTGCAGCGTTCACAATTCGCCTTAGCGCTGATCGTGTTCGCGCAAGTATTCAGCAATCTTTTCCAAGCCATCAACAAAGCGGATGGATGGGTTCAGCTCTGCACCGTGCAGTGCGATGTAGCGCTCTTCCTTGACTGCCTTCATGTTCTTGGTCAGCGGATCCTTGGCCAGGAACTCCTTTTTGTCTTTCAAACGGTCCCCGGGGAAGCGATCGCGTTCAAGATCGCCAAGCACCAGGATGTCTGGCTGCTTATCGGCTACGTCCTCCCAGGTCACTGCTGGCCAGTCTTCTTTGTCTTGGGCGTAGACGTTGCTCAGACCGGTCATGTTCGCCAGCATCTGGGGTTCGCTTTGGCCGCCGGCCATATAGGGGGTCTTGGTATCGGCAAACCAGAAGGCAACGCTCTGTCCATCGGCATCGGGCAGATCTTTGGTGGCCTTTTCTACGCGCTGCTTGAACGAATCGATGAGTTCTTCGCCGCGGCTTTGGACGTCGAAAATTTCTGCCAACTGAGTGATCTCTTCGTAGATCATCTCAGGGGTCAGCGCAGAGCTGCGCGTACCGCCGGCGTTGATGCTCTCGCCGTTATCGCAGTCGGTTGGTGAAAGGTAGGTGGGGATGCCGGTTTCTTCAAAACGCTCGCGAGGGGCAACGCCGCCTTCTTTTTTGAAGTGGCGCCCAAAGGAGGCGGTGATGAAGTCCGGGTCAGTATCGAGGACGACCTCATAGCTTGGTGCGTTATCGGAAAGGCGCGGCACGTTCTTATTTGCCTGCTCAAGCTCGGGAAGGATCGGATCCGTCCAGGAGGCGGTTCCAACGATTTTATCTTGTAGCCCCAAGGACAGCAGGATTTCTGTGGAGCCTTGGTCCAAGGAAACGACTCGGCTGGGCGCCTCGTCGATGGTGATAGACTCTCCGCAGTTTTCAATGCTGATTGGATACTGCGTATGACCTTCGACATTGACGGATGCTTGGACGTTTGAGTTTTCTACTTCTTCAGAAGCACCGCAGGCAACCAGTGCACAACTCAAAGTCACTCCGATACCTACTAGCCCAAGCGTTTTGCGTTGTTGGAACATGCGTATTCCTTATTTTTACCAAGGGAAACAATTCCCGCTTGCGAGTGTCAGCCTAGGAAAATAACCGACATATCTTGGAAAAATAAGGTTAGCATAGCCAAATTTAGAAGGATGTCGATGGTGGATCCTGGAAGTCCAAACCACCAAATACAAAAGGAAGACTCCCGTTCAACGTATGCTGCTCTCGGGAGTCTTTCTAGGCACGAGCCTGGGCACTACTTCTTGCGGTTACCCGCCTTGACTACGCGCTTGGTGGTCTTCTTCACGGCTTTCTTCGTGGCCTTCTTTTTGGTGGCGCGCTTAGTGGTCTTCTTCGGACCTTCGGCGGCTTGCTTTGCCCTGCGCTCAGAGAGCAATTCATTCGCGCGGGCGTCGGTAAGCTTCAGCGGATCATCGCCACGACGTAGCGAGGCATTCGTCTCACCATCGGTGACATAGGGGCCAAAGCGGCCATCTTTCACGCTCATGGGCTTGCCCGAGACGTCATTATCGCCGAGCTGTTTAATCGCAGAAGGCGTGGCGCCACGGCCGCGGCGCTTCGGTTCGGCGTAGATTCGCCGAGCCTCGTCCAGGGTGATCTCGAAGATTTGCTCCTCGCGGTTGAGTGAGCGCGAATCGTTGCCCTTCTTCAAGTAAGGGCCGTAGCGGCCGTTTTGGGCAGTGATAACTTCCCCATCGCTGGGATCCACGCCTACCTCGCGGGGCAGGGAGAGCAACTGCAGAGCCTGTTCAAGCGTGACGGTGGAGGGCTCCATGGACTTAAACAGCGAGGCCGTCTTGGGCTTCAGCGTCTCTTCCACGATCTGGTTGATGCGCTTTTCCTTCTGCGCGGCAGCCGTCTTGGTGCCCCAGTTCTTCGCACGCTTACCCTCAGCCTTGCGCTGCTCATCTTCCTCGGCACGCTCGGCGGCGACGATCTCCTCGGCCTTGGCCTCGGCCTTTTCGCGTTCATCGTCATTGACCAGCTCCGTGACATACGGCCCGAAGCGGCCTTCCTTTGCCACGATCATGCGCTCATTTTCGGGATTGCGCCCCAGCTCACGCCCCGACTGCGGGGTAGCAAAGAGGCGCTCGGCGAATTCGAGGGTGAGCTCATCGGGCGTGGTGGAATCAGTAAGGTTGGCGCGCTGATACTCAGGCTCGCCGTCCTTGGTGCCTACCTGGCGTTCGATATAGGGGCCATAACGGCCCACGCGCACGTTGATAGCGCGGCCTTCGGCGTCGTCGAAGAGGTGCAGGGAGTTCACCGAACGAGCATCGATGTGCTCCAAGTTGTCACCAACCAGCGCCTTCAAACCGCCCTGGCGGGCGATGGATTCCGCCGTGGCTTCCGAAGCCTCAGCATCCCCAAAGTAGAAGCCGGTGAGCCAATCAGTACCGTTCTCGTGGCCAGCGGCGATTTCATCCAGCTCGTCTTCCATCGAGGAGGTGAAGTCGTAGTCCACCAGCGCGGAGAAGCTATCTTCCATCAGCCCCACAACGGCAAAGGCAACCCAGCTTGGCACCAGTGCATTGCCGCGGGAGAACACATAGCCGCGATCCTGGATGGTCTTGATAATCGAGGCATAGGTAGAAGGACGGCCAATGCCGAGGTCTTCCATCTTTTTCACCAACGACGCCTCGGTGTAGCGGGCAGGCGGATTGGTGTTGTGCTCTTCGGCGCTCAACTTGTTCACGCCCAGGTCATCCCCCTGCGAAAGGCGCGGCAGGTGCTTTTCGGCGTTGTCGGCTACATCGCGGCCGTCGGCAAGCTTGGAGGTTTCAACATAGGCGCGCAGGAAGCCAGGGAAGGTGATTGTGCGGCCTGTGGCGGCGAATTCGACGGCGTTACCCAACGCCTCGCCAGCGATGGTCACCTTCATGGACGTGCCCTTGGCGTCAGCCATCTGCGAGGCGACGGTGCGCTGCCAAATCAGCTCATAGAGTTTGAACTCTTCGGCGTCGAGCTGCGAATGAAGCTGGCCAGGGGTGGCAAAAGATTCACCGGCGGGCCGGATTGCCTCGTGTGCTTCCTGGGAGTTTTTCACCTTGCGGTCATAGCGACGCGGACCGTCTGCTACGTACTCCTTGCCGTAGAGCGAAATTGCCTGCTCACGAGCGGCCTGAATGCCCTGCTCGGACAGCGTCGTGCTGTCAGTACGCATATAGGTGATGTGGCCATTTTCGTAGAGGCGCTGCGCAATGCGCATGGTGCGCTCGGAGGTGAAGTGCAGCTTGCGGCCGGCCTCCTGCTGCAGCGTGGAGGTCATGAATGGCGCGTAGGGGCGGCGGGTGTAGGGCTTTTCCTCCACCTTCGCCACCTGCATTGGGGCGCCCTGTAGGGCGTCTGCCAGTGCCGTGGCCTGATCGCGCTCGATGCGCACGGCGTCAGAGGTGAGCTCACCTCGATCGTTGAAGTCACGGCCAGTGGCAACGCGCTGGTTGTTCAGGCTCACCAGGCGGCCCATGAAGGTGCGCGGGTTGCCGTCCTGCGCGGGTTTTCCGGTATCGAACTCGGCCTCGAGGTCCCAGTACTCGGCGGAAACGAAGCGCATGCGTTCACGCTCGCGTTCCACGATGACGCGGGTAGCCACAGACTGCACACGACCTGCCGAAAGGCGCGGCATGACTTTCTTCCACAGAACCGGGGACACCTCGTAGCCGTAGAGGCGGTCGAGGATGCGTCGGGTTTCCTGAGCATCCACCAGGTGCTCGTCAAGATCGCGGGTGTTCTCAGCCGCGGCTAGGATCGCTGGCTTGGTGATCTCGTTGAACACCATGCGTTTGACGGGCACCTTGGGTTTGAGAACCTCCAAGAGATGCCAAGCAATTGCCTCGCCTTCGCGGTCGGGGTCTGTGGCGAGCAGGAGTTCGTCGACAAGCTTGAGCTTTGCCTTGAGGTCGGACACTTTCTTCTTTTTGTCGGCGCTGACCACGTACAGGGGCTTGAAGCCGTCCTCAGTATTGACACCCAGGCGCGCCCAGGGCTCCTTCTTGTACTTCGCAGGCACGTCGGCGGCACCGCGCGGCAGGTCGCGGATATGACCCACGGACGCCTCCACGATGTAGTCATTGCCAAGGTAGGGCGCGATTTTCTTCGCCTTCGTGGAGGACTCAACGATGACGAGGCGCTTGGTGCCGGATGTTTCAGCCATAAAAGGTGAAAACCTCAATTCAAAACACTGCGAATTTGTAGTTTCAGCCGACTTTGCTTCGGGCTCTTGCCCACGCAAATTCATTCCTTATATATAAGGGATGCCCCTGCGCACAAAGGTCTAAGCAAGCAGCATAAGCAGTAAAGCGCCCTAGGGCACAATCGCGGGGGCAAAAGTGACGCCGCTTACTTAGCTTTTCGACGTTCCACCGTGGCCTTCCAGGCGCCGAAACCGGGCCGCAGAGCCGCCGCGCAAAAGCCCCGGACATGCAGAAACACGCCATCCCTTACGGGATGACGTGCTCAAAAGTCTTATGCGGCGCGCTTAGAGAGCGTGCACCTGCTGAGCCTGCGGGCCCTTAGCGCCTTCGCCGACCTCGAACTCAACGCGCTGGTTTTCTTCGAGGGTACGGAAGCCGTTGCCCTGAATTTCTGAATAGTGAACGAAGACGTCAGCGGAGCCGTCCTCGGGAGCGATGAAGCCGAAACCTTTTTCGGCGTTGAACCACTTCACAGTACCCTGTGCCATGTTGTAAAACCTTACTTCTTTGAAAAACCTTCGGCGATTACCGAATTGTCGTGGGAGCCGTTCATTCCACACTTCGAGCATCACCGCGGGATAGAATTCCCGCAGATCGCGTTAGTAAAAAATGCACCAGCGTTGCTGCTGGATGCGGCGACCAAAGCCCAGTGTGTCACGCTTTCACATTTGGCGCTTGGTAAGCACTACCCCCGCTTACACGAGCAAAGCAGCTGAAATGCTTGGTTAGCGCAGGTCAGGGAAAGATCCAGGAAGGGATTTTCATGCAAGATTTCAACCCCGTTGCGGGTGCTCAGCTCGGCCTAGAGCTTGCGGCGAGTGTGAAAAACCGCTTCGCCGAGGAGTCTTGCACCCACCTCACCACCATCCCGCCGCGCCCGTCGATCACCGCAGATTGGCCGGAGTGGGTCTTGCCTGAGTTACGCGAATACCTCATTGACCAGGGCATCAAAGCCCCGTATTCGCACCAAGTTGCCACCGCAGAACACGCCTGGCAGCGCCGCCACGTTGTGGTTGCCACAGGCACGAGCTCAGGAAAATCCCTGGGATACCTCATGCCCATTTTGAGCAAACTTGCAATAAATCCGCAGGCCACAGCGCTGTACCTCACTCCCACCAAAGCGCTCGGATCCGATCAGCTCGGCAACGCACTCGCGCTCACCGCCGCGATACCCCAGCTTTTCGACGTCCACCCGTGCGCCTACGACGGCGATACCCTCAAAGAAGCGCGAGCTGGAATTCGCGAGCAATCGCGGTGCGTATTTTCCAATCCCGACATGCTCCACGCCGCAATCCTGCCTCATCACAGCCGGTGGATGCGCTTTCTGCGCCACCTGCAGTTTGTGGTGGTAGACGAGTGCCACACCTACCGGGGCGTATTCGGTGCAGGCGTATCGCTGGTGCTGCGCCGCCTGCTTCGCATTGCCCGGCGTTATGGCGCCAGCCCCACCGTCATCTTCGCCTCGGCAACCGCCGCCGACCCTGCTGAGCACGCCACATTGCTCATTGGCGAACCGGTGCAGGCGGTCACTGAAGATGGCGCACCAAGTGGTGCCCGAACCGTCATGCTGTGGGAACCCGGATTCATCGAGGGCGCAACGGGTGAGCACGGCGCCCCGGTCCGGCGAGCCGCCTCCACCGAAGCCGCCGGAATGATGGCCACCCTCATCGCGGAAGGCGCGCGCACGCTCACGTTCGTGCGTTCCCGGCGCGGTGCCGAGGTGGTTGCCATGCGCACCGCAGAAGAACTGGTGGGGATGGGTCGTTTGCAGGACGCACGCAGGATTGCCGCGTACCGCGCGGGCTATCTTGCGGAAGATCGCCGGCGCCTCGAACAGCAACTCGATTCCGGCGAGCTGCTTGGTGTTGCCTCAACGAATGCGCTTGAGCTGGGGATTGATGTGGGTGGATTGGACGCGGTGATTACAGCTGGGTTTCCTGGAACCATCGCGAGTTTCTGGCAGCAGGCCGGCCGCGCTGGACGCCGGGGGCAGGGCTCCTTGGTGGTGCTGGTGGCGCGCGATGAACCAATGGATACATACCTGGTGCATCACGCGGAGGCGCTCCTTACTCGCCCTGTGGAACGCACGGTATTCAATCCTCATAATCCCCACATCCTCAGCGGACACCTCTTATGCGCGGCGGAGGAGTTGCCGCTCACCGAAAGCGAAGTGGATGCACTTGGTGCGCGAGACATAGCCGAAGCGCTGGCGGCGCAGGGGCTGATGCGGCACCGCCCTCGTGGCTGGTTCGCACTTCCTCAACCCGGCGCGCCCGACGTTCACGCGCAGGTGAATTTGCGCGGCAGCGGACAGCGGATTTCCATTGTGGATCACAGCGATGGCCGGTTATTGGGCACGATCGATGCCGCAACGGGCATGGCACAGGTACACCCCGGCGCGGTGTACCTTCACCAGGGCGAATCCTTTGTGGTGGACAAGCTCTTGCTTGACGATCATGTTGCACTCGTGCACCCGGACGCTCCCGCCTATAGCACTCATGCGCGCACCACTACCGACATCCGCATCATCGGTGTCGATGACTCGGTGCAAAACCCCTCCCCCGGCTTTTGGTTGAGCAACGTGGACGTTGAGGTGACCGATCAAGTAGTGGGCTACACCGTGAAGGCGAGCGACGGAAGCGTTTTGGAAACTGTGCCACTGGATCTGCCGCCCCAGCAGTTACGCACCCGGGCCGTCGCGTACACCGTTGATCCTTTGGTGCTGCAACAACTTGGTGTCGACGACGTTCCGGGCACCCTCCACGCCGCCGAACACGCGGCGATTGGTATGTTGCCACTCATTGCTACGTGCGATCGTTGGGATATCGGAGGTGTGTCCACCGCAGAGCACCCCGATACAGGTCTGCCAACGGTGTTTGTGTACGACGGGCACCCGGGCGGTGCCGGCTTTGCCGATTGTGGATTCCAACGCTTTGGGCAGTGGATTGCTGCAACCTTTGAGGCGGTTCGCAGTTGCGAGTGCGAATCCGGGTGCCCCTCCTGCGTGCAGTCTCCAAAGTGCGGGAATGGCAACCAGCCTTTGGACAAGGCTGGTGCTATCCAACTGCTGGGTGCCATGTGCACGATGCTTGGTTTCACGCCCTAGGATGCTGTTTCTTGGATCTGGCCTGCGCGCGCTGCCGCCACCTGGCCGCCGATGTTCGCCTGAATCTGCACATCACCTCCCTCGCTATCACAGGTAAGCATCTGCGCCTGGTTGGCTTCGAGCACTTGGGTGGCAACGGGGCACCCGAAGCGCCCCTCAGCCTCGGCATATGCCCCGGCTACCGCTGCCATGTCTGCAGCTACCTGCGCCTGGTGAGTGTGAATGACCGCGCTGGCTGCGAGCAGCAACACACCGAGTACTAAGGCCAATGCGGCTGCGATCCCCGCCGCGAGAATCGTGGCATTCCCCTGCTCATCAATCACCTTGGACTTCATGCACCACCTCCTGCGGAAATTGCGCACTCGCTTTCATCGTCCCGAAAGGCGATGGCACCCTGGCTTCACTTCGGATCATGCCGTCACTGGTGGAAATTTCAACCTCACCCTTGGGAGCCTCGAATGCTTCGCCGATGGCGTAAGCCCTCGCCGCCGCCCCAGCGATGTCCACGGCTTGCACATACGCCGCCAGAGTTGCCAACGCTGCCACCATCAAAGCGCACAGCAACAACAAGGCGGTACTGGCGATCGCTGCTTCGATGCTGACGCTTCCGCGTTGGTCAACCAGACGGCTGTGGATGGATCGCTTCATGGTGCTTTTAGCCCGGGGAGTTATTGAGCGCTGAGGTGATGATGCTTTCGAGCGCATCGGAGACTGACCCGGAGGACACAACCAGGTAGAGGGCTGCGGCGAGCGCCGCCGCTGCGAGCGAGCCCATTGCATATTCAATGGTGCTCATGCCCTCCTCATCTGTGTAGAGCTTGTAAATTCGGGCGATCATTGCTTGCTGAATCATGGTCTTGAACACTCCTTCATTGAAATCTTTGCTTTTCTAGAACATGCTGCTGCCAAGTTGGTACAGCACTGGCAGCAACCCGAGCACGAAGAACGCGGGCAGAAAACAGACGGTCAGCGGCATGGCGATGAAGACTCCTGCGCGCTCTGCGCTCGCCACCGCGTGCGCTTCGGCGCCCTGCTGGAGCTGTTGGGCGATGCCCTTAAGCCCCGATTCCATGGATGCCCCGCTGTTGCTGGATGTTTGCCCGATGGCGCTGATACCTTCGAGCCCCTGGACGTTGGCGATGGGCGCCCACGCCTGTTGAGCTGAAATTCCCATGTGCAACATGGTGGCTGTTTGTTCCCACGCTCTTGCGGTGCTGGCAGTGGCGCTTTCCGCCACCGCCGTCACTGCTGCTGCGGGATTGAGCCCGGCTTGTACGCAAGCCACGTACAGTTCCAGGTCACCCGCAAGCTCGTGCGGATCAACGCTTGATCCAGCAGCAAACTTTTGCAGCAGCGAACGCGCCCAGGGTGGTGGTTCACGGGCGCGAATCCGATGCACGGCGCCCGTGTCCGTAGCCCCATGGATACGTGCGCTGATGCCGATTCCACCAGGCCACGATGCGACGGCCAGACAGATCAGAGCCAGAATGGTCATGATGTTGCACCCCTGATGATTCTTTGGGTCCACAGCAGCCCACTGCTGATCAATACGATGCCGATAAGCAGCATGCAGTTTCCGATGAAGCTGCTCACCAGTAGCTGCGGAACGTTCACGCCCATCGCTGCGCCTAAGAGCATCCCCACTAGTGGCAGTGCGCAGAGGATCGCAGCGGTGGCCTTCGGCCCTTGCATTGCCGCGTTGGTGCGCTGGCGATGGTGCAGGCGGGCTCGTAGTTGTCGTTCGGCATTTTCCAGCAGGGGTGCCATGGCGATGCCGTGGCGTTCTGCAATTCGCCAACAATGTGCCACGGTGCGAAGGTCCGGCATCTGTTCGCAGTAGTGCTCTAATTGAGCACTGGCGCCACCGCCGGTGTGCAGGCTACGAGCCGCTGCCGCGAATGCTGTGGCGGCTGGTTCGTATTGATGTTGTTGCGCAGCATGTTCGAGGCAATCTCCAAGGCTGGCTCCGCAGCGAAGTTCGCTGACGCACATGCCCAGCATTTTCGATAACGTTTGGCGCTGTTGCTGCTGCCTGCGCTCCTTCTGCATGTCTCGGAATACTTTCCACCCGGCTGCGAGCAACACGAGCGCGCTAGCGAACAACAACACATAGCGGGCGAGCAGCGGCGCGACCAGCAGCACTGCACCAACTAGGACGAAGCGGGCTGATGTGGAGCTGGACTTCCTGCGCTGTATTCGCCTTACAGGTGCCGGAGGAACCCATGCCGAAGCCAACACGATCACGATTAGCGGTGCTAGCTCGCCGATGAAACTTTGCCTCATTGCTGCCCCCAATCCACGTCACATTGCCCGTTGCTTCGGGCATCCCACAGCAACTCCACCTCCACGGGGTTGCCCCGCAACACACCTATTTGATGGAGTGTTCTTCCGCTGCTGCTTCGCTTCATCGCCAACAGCACAGGTGCCGCAGCGGCAAGCTGGGAATGCAGCGCGTGTTGCTGCAAACCACCGAGCGCCGCTAGTGCTTCAACGCGCGCCACCGCCTCAACAACGGTGTTGGCATGCAAGGTGCCAGCGCATCCTTCGTGGCCGGTATTCAATGCGGCCAAGAGGTCCACCACTTCGGCACCTCGGATTTCTCCTAGCACAATTCGGTCCGGCCGCATGCGCAAGGATTGCCGAAGCAAATCAGCCATGCTGATCGCCCCTTTGCCCTCCACATTTTCGGTTCTGCTGAGCAGCGAGATGGCGTGGGGGTGATTGGGTTTGAGTTCTGCTGTGTCTTCGATGCAGATGATGCGCTCATGCTCGTGCACTTGGCTGAGCAGCGCACTCAGCAGCGTGGTTTTCCCACTGCCGGTTCCTCCGATGATGAGCACCGATTTTCTTGCCGCCACGAGGTTGCGAAGGCAGTCCGCCACGGAGGTATCAAAGGTGCCGCTGCGCTGCAACTGATCGATGCTGGTGGTTGCCTGGCGTAACACGCGAAGTGAAATGCAGGTGCCGGATTCACTGGGCGGGCTCAACATTGCGTGCACTCTGAGTGCGGTGCCGTCTTGGCGTTGGAGGCGTCCGTCGGCAAAGCATTGGGCGTCGTCAAGCCTGCGCCCCGACGCAACGAGCAAGCGGGTGGCGAGTTTGCGCACTTCGGCGTCAGAACCGAAGGTCACAGCAGCCCGTTCCAAACCCCGCCCCCGGTCAAACCACACTCCGTGAACGCCATTGACCAGCACATCGGTCACGCCTTCAATCGCAAGGACAGACTCGAGCCTGCCCACCCCCTGGGATTCGTGGCGCAATTGGCGCAAAATGTTGATTACCTCCACGTCGCTCATGACGCCACCGGAGACTTCGCGAACCATCTGCGCACGCTGCGTCTCATTCGTGTCTGGTGTTTGGGCAAGCTTGCGCTGGACTGCTTCGATGAGTGCGTCTCGCTGCATCATGCTGCCTCGATTGCTTGCAGCAGATTCATTGCGGTGCGCCGCAGCGTCTTGGGCACCGCAATGAGGCCCTCAAGTTCCATCATCTTGCTCAGTCGCGACATGTTGGGTAGCTCAGCGACAATGCGGACCCCGCTGATGTTCTCTGCCTCCTCACAATCCAGCCCGGACCACGTCCGATGCCGTAAGACGCCCACGCTCAGCACGTGCCGCTGCTGCAACTGCCGCTGCAATTCCGCCGCTGCCGCCGCTGCGCGCACTTCTGCGGGAATGACCACCACCGCCACATCGACTACTTCAAGGGCGGCATGGGCAAGTTCGCTGCCCAGTCGGGCATCAATCACCACGTCCATGGATCCGAGCAGGGCGCGGGTGGCTGCTTGCAATTTCTCGGCGTGCAAGCAGCGTTCACCTCCCCGCGCTGCCGTCAGCACGGGAACCCCATTGAGGCTGTGAGGAAGCGCCCGCGCGAGTTCTTCACCGGAGACTCCCGCAACGTCGCCACCGAGGTCATTCCACCGAAGTCCTGGCTGATCTTCGATGCCGAGGGCAAGATCGCAACCGCCTGAGTAAGGATCGGCATCAATGAGCACCGCTCCCGCGATTTCGTGCGCAAGGCCA from Corynebacterium gerontici includes these protein-coding regions:
- a CDS encoding ABC transporter substrate-binding protein produces the protein MFQQRKTLGLVGIGVTLSCALVACGASEEVENSNVQASVNVEGHTQYPISIENCGESITIDEAPSRVVSLDQGSTEILLSLGLQDKIVGTASWTDPILPELEQANKNVPRLSDNAPSYEVVLDTDPDFITASFGRHFKKEGGVAPRERFEETGIPTYLSPTDCDNGESINAGGTRSSALTPEMIYEEITQLAEIFDVQSRGEELIDSFKQRVEKATKDLPDADGQSVAFWFADTKTPYMAGGQSEPQMLANMTGLSNVYAQDKEDWPAVTWEDVADKQPDILVLGDLERDRFPGDRLKDKKEFLAKDPLTKNMKAVKEERYIALHGAELNPSIRFVDGLEKIAEYLREHDQR
- the cspE gene encoding transcription antiterminator/RNA stability regulator CspE → MAQGTVKWFNAEKGFGFIAPEDGSADVFVHYSEIQGNGFRTLEENQRVEFEVGEGAKGPQAQQVHAL
- the topA gene encoding type I DNA topoisomerase; translation: MAETSGTKRLVIVESSTKAKKIAPYLGNDYIVEASVGHIRDLPRGAADVPAKYKKEPWARLGVNTEDGFKPLYVVSADKKKKVSDLKAKLKLVDELLLATDPDREGEAIAWHLLEVLKPKVPVKRMVFNEITKPAILAAAENTRDLDEHLVDAQETRRILDRLYGYEVSPVLWKKVMPRLSAGRVQSVATRVIVERERERMRFVSAEYWDLEAEFDTGKPAQDGNPRTFMGRLVSLNNQRVATGRDFNDRGELTSDAVRIERDQATALADALQGAPMQVAKVEEKPYTRRPYAPFMTSTLQQEAGRKLHFTSERTMRIAQRLYENGHITYMRTDSTTLSEQGIQAAREQAISLYGKEYVADGPRRYDRKVKNSQEAHEAIRPAGESFATPGQLHSQLDAEEFKLYELIWQRTVASQMADAKGTSMKVTIAGEALGNAVEFAATGRTITFPGFLRAYVETSKLADGRDVADNAEKHLPRLSQGDDLGVNKLSAEEHNTNPPARYTEASLVKKMEDLGIGRPSTYASIIKTIQDRGYVFSRGNALVPSWVAFAVVGLMEDSFSALVDYDFTSSMEDELDEIAAGHENGTDWLTGFYFGDAEASEATAESIARQGGLKALVGDNLEHIDARSVNSLHLFDDAEGRAINVRVGRYGPYIERQVGTKDGEPEYQRANLTDSTTPDELTLEFAERLFATPQSGRELGRNPENERMIVAKEGRFGPYVTELVNDDEREKAEAKAEEIVAAERAEEDEQRKAEGKRAKNWGTKTAAAQKEKRINQIVEETLKPKTASLFKSMEPSTVTLEQALQLLSLPREVGVDPSDGEVITAQNGRYGPYLKKGNDSRSLNREEQIFEITLDEARRIYAEPKRRGRGATPSAIKQLGDNDVSGKPMSVKDGRFGPYVTDGETNASLRRGDDPLKLTDARANELLSERRAKQAAEGPKKTTKRATKKKATKKAVKKTTKRVVKAGNRKK
- a CDS encoding ABC transporter ATP-binding protein, coding for MSLQAHEVSWKRGNNLVVNGVSLTPEPNTTVGLLGPNGSGKSSFLRLLHGEVRPTEGRVLLNQRDLHSIGRKERAKHIAVVSQHVGTELNMSVREVVALGRIPFRSLIAAEQRADQAAIEAAMERTGVTHLQDRSWHQLSGGEQQRVHIARALAQEPKELLLDEPTNHLDIQHQLEILRLVRSLDATCVVALHDLNLAAMFCDSLMLLKDGKVAVAGATEEVLHPETIQEIFGVRAKINRDPNNGRMHIAYEC
- a CDS encoding FecCD family ABC transporter permease, translated to MNAAPHRFRHILGVGALTLLACVLIAASLLGATVLGPAAVSAVNVRDVLANHLLGADIPVRNIKDAIVWEERLPRAILAALCGAGLGLCGVIMQSLLRNPLADPYILGVSSGASTGAVVVGIFGLGASRLSLSSGAFVGSLIAFGLVLLLARFCGGTTEKVLLAGIAATQLFSALTSLLVFAFADSDEARGVMFWLLGSLEGIRWFDVRIAAVVVVLGTLLCLYFARVLDAFAFGDTIASTLGINVTRIRLLLLGLCALITATLVSITGAIGFLGLVLPHVARLLLGTAQHLKVIPVTIVVGAVFMVWVDVFSRLAFAPTPLPAGVGTALVGVPVFVFLMARRRA